The following coding sequences lie in one Paracidovorax avenae genomic window:
- a CDS encoding FHA domain-containing protein — MLRPLHTFGRHPDSCRTVLQEADVSKLHAIVRWSGMRWEAADQSRNGTLLDNVRLQPAHWHGLAEGSEIRFGASVGAVWTLVDASPPRTGLWPLGGEPVLRVLDIQENLLPHASEAESNVFQSEGRWWWDRMDQVQPLLDGHIVQAGGQRWEFVLCEDLGATQDVPRMPSAAALPAPLFDFDVSQDEEHVCLDIQLGGQSLSLGERIHHYTLLTLARQRLQDAGRDVPMASQGWLAIDALARMLGVDVPYLNIQLFRARRQVQNTLGAVGDTVSVVERRRGEVRFGDYAFRIRKGGRLEGERPGARP; from the coding sequence GTGCTCCGTCCCCTGCATACCTTCGGCCGGCATCCGGATTCGTGCCGGACGGTACTGCAGGAGGCCGATGTGTCCAAGCTCCATGCCATCGTGCGCTGGTCCGGCATGCGCTGGGAGGCCGCCGACCAGAGCCGCAACGGCACCCTGCTGGACAACGTCCGGCTACAGCCCGCGCACTGGCATGGCCTGGCGGAGGGCTCCGAAATCCGTTTCGGCGCTTCCGTCGGTGCCGTCTGGACCCTGGTCGATGCATCGCCGCCCAGGACCGGCCTCTGGCCGCTCGGCGGCGAGCCCGTGCTGCGCGTGCTGGACATCCAGGAAAACCTGCTGCCCCATGCCTCCGAGGCCGAATCCAACGTGTTCCAGTCCGAAGGACGCTGGTGGTGGGACCGCATGGACCAGGTGCAGCCGCTGCTGGACGGCCACATCGTCCAGGCGGGCGGCCAGCGCTGGGAGTTCGTGCTCTGCGAGGACCTGGGCGCCACGCAGGATGTGCCGCGCATGCCGTCCGCCGCGGCGCTGCCGGCTCCGCTGTTCGATTTCGACGTGAGCCAGGACGAGGAGCATGTCTGCCTCGACATCCAGCTGGGCGGCCAGTCGCTGTCCCTGGGCGAGCGCATCCACCACTACACCCTGCTCACGCTCGCCCGCCAGCGCCTGCAGGATGCCGGGCGGGACGTTCCCATGGCGAGCCAGGGCTGGCTCGCCATCGACGCCCTGGCGCGCATGCTGGGGGTGGATGTGCCGTACCTGAACATCCAGCTGTTCCGGGCGCGGCGGCAAGTCCAGAACACCCTGGGCGCAGTGGGCGACACGGTGTCCGTGGTGGAGCGGCGCCGCGGGGAAGTGCGGTTCGGCGACTATGCCTTCCGCATCCGCAAGGGGGGGCGCCTCGAAGGCGAACGGCCCGGAGCCCGGCCCTGA
- a CDS encoding NAD(P)/FAD-dependent oxidoreductase has translation MENARPVEADAVVIGAGPVGLFQVFQLGLQGIAAHVVDALPHVGGQCAELYADKPIYDIPGVPVCTGRELVALLARQIAPFSPQLHLSQRVETLQPAPDGGFLLATDAGTTLHARTVFIAAGVGAFVPRTLKIDGIERFHGTQVFHHEEPAPTRGRQVVVLGGEETAVARAIACAEPGPEAAAGVTLVHRRDAFQAAPQDLARLQALRDSGRIQVLAAQATGIETTQPQPPQAEDRLVAVRLLASDGSEHALPLDTLLLCLGVSPRLGPVADWGLALERKQVKVDTATFSAGVAGLYAVGDINTYPGKRKLILCGFHEATLAAFAAAEHLAGAPVALQYTTTSTRLRERLGVAG, from the coding sequence ATGGAAAACGCTCGCCCCGTCGAAGCCGATGCGGTCGTCATCGGCGCAGGCCCCGTGGGGCTCTTCCAGGTCTTCCAGCTCGGCCTGCAGGGCATCGCCGCGCATGTGGTGGACGCCCTGCCCCACGTCGGCGGCCAGTGCGCCGAGCTCTACGCCGACAAACCCATCTACGACATTCCAGGCGTGCCGGTGTGCACCGGCCGCGAGCTGGTGGCATTGCTGGCCCGGCAGATCGCGCCGTTCTCCCCGCAGCTGCACCTCTCCCAGCGCGTCGAGACGCTGCAGCCCGCCCCCGACGGAGGCTTCCTGCTCGCCACCGATGCCGGCACCACGCTGCATGCACGCACCGTGTTCATCGCTGCCGGCGTGGGGGCCTTCGTTCCGCGCACGCTCAAGATCGATGGCATCGAACGCTTTCACGGCACGCAGGTGTTCCACCACGAAGAGCCCGCGCCCACCCGTGGCCGGCAGGTGGTCGTCCTGGGAGGCGAGGAAACGGCCGTCGCACGCGCCATCGCCTGCGCGGAGCCCGGGCCCGAGGCCGCCGCGGGCGTCACCCTGGTACATCGCCGCGACGCCTTCCAGGCGGCTCCGCAGGACCTGGCCCGGCTGCAGGCACTGCGCGACAGCGGCCGCATCCAGGTGCTGGCCGCCCAGGCCACGGGCATCGAAACCACGCAACCGCAGCCACCGCAGGCGGAGGACCGGCTCGTGGCCGTGCGCCTCCTCGCGTCCGACGGTTCGGAGCACGCCCTGCCCCTGGATACGCTCCTGCTGTGCCTGGGCGTTTCGCCGCGCCTGGGCCCCGTCGCCGACTGGGGGCTGGCGCTGGAGCGCAAGCAGGTGAAAGTGGACACGGCCACCTTCTCGGCCGGGGTGGCAGGCCTCTATGCCGTCGGCGACATCAACACCTATCCCGGCAAGCGCAAGCTCATCCTCTGCGGCTTCCACGAGGCCACGCTGGCCGCCTTCGCCGCGGCCGAGCACCTCGCCGGTGCGCCGGTCGCCCTGCAGTACACGACCACCAGCACCCGGCTCAGGGAACGCCTGGGCGTCGCGGGCTGA
- the fdxA gene encoding ferredoxin FdxA has translation MTHVVSENCIKCKYTDCVDVCPVDCFREGPNFLVIDPDECIDCAVCIPECPANAIYAEEDLPADQQAFIKLNAELAPQWKSITKRKASLPDADEWNGKPGKIADLIR, from the coding sequence ATGACTCACGTCGTCTCCGAAAACTGCATCAAGTGCAAGTACACCGATTGCGTGGACGTGTGCCCCGTGGACTGCTTCCGCGAAGGCCCGAACTTCCTCGTGATCGACCCCGACGAGTGCATCGACTGCGCCGTGTGCATTCCCGAGTGCCCGGCCAACGCGATCTACGCCGAGGAAGACCTGCCCGCAGACCAGCAGGCCTTCATCAAGCTCAACGCCGAGCTCGCCCCGCAATGGAAGAGCATCACCAAGCGCAAGGCCTCGCTGCCCGACGCCGACGAGTGGAACGGCAAGCCCGGCAAGATCGCCGACCTCATCCGCTGA
- a CDS encoding sulfate adenylyltransferase subunit 1: MTTMNSIAASADAAGQNDHQSALRFITCGSVDDGKSTLIGRLLVDSRAVLQDHLAGVTRGGETDLALLTDGLSAEREQGITIDVAYRYFATETRKFIIGDAPGHEQYTRNMVTAASSADAAVVLVDATKLDWRDPQLALLPQTRRHSLLVHLLRVHSLVFAVNKLDAVDDPALAWRHIRAALEAFARTAGIAVRATVPVSALKGWNVVDAQPGWCGYEGPSLLQILEQLPHTPADTGLALAFPVQWVEKFSSSADTTQGRRVFWGRVAAGQVAPGTEVQVFPSGQLARVAQVLDHARRPHTVQAGTSAGIILDREVDVSRGDWILAAPTPAAAAAADDFDTPAPVPAWPARREIRATVAWMDDEPLVAGRVYWALHGHRWVKAKAQRVVHRLNIHTLAEEEAAQLEPNAIGHVDLLLQEALPAAPFGQARVLGSLILVDTASHRTAAAVLVN; this comes from the coding sequence ATGACGACCATGAATTCGATAGCTGCCAGCGCAGACGCAGCCGGCCAAAACGATCACCAGTCAGCGCTCCGCTTCATCACCTGCGGCAGCGTGGACGACGGCAAGAGCACGCTGATCGGGCGCCTGCTGGTGGACAGCCGCGCCGTGCTGCAGGACCACCTGGCCGGCGTGACGCGCGGCGGCGAGACCGACCTGGCGCTGCTCACCGACGGTCTCTCGGCCGAACGCGAGCAGGGCATCACCATCGACGTGGCCTACCGCTACTTCGCGACCGAGACGCGCAAGTTCATCATCGGCGATGCGCCCGGCCACGAGCAATACACCCGCAACATGGTCACGGCAGCCTCCAGCGCCGACGCGGCCGTGGTGCTGGTCGATGCCACCAAGCTCGACTGGCGCGACCCGCAACTCGCCCTGCTGCCGCAGACGCGCCGCCACTCCCTGCTGGTACACCTGCTGCGCGTGCATTCCCTGGTGTTCGCCGTGAACAAGCTCGACGCGGTGGACGACCCCGCCCTCGCCTGGCGCCACATCCGGGCGGCGCTGGAAGCCTTCGCCCGGACGGCCGGCATCGCCGTGCGCGCCACCGTGCCCGTGTCCGCGCTCAAGGGCTGGAACGTGGTCGATGCGCAGCCCGGCTGGTGCGGCTACGAAGGCCCGAGCCTGCTGCAGATCCTGGAACAGTTGCCCCACACGCCCGCAGACACCGGGCTGGCACTGGCCTTCCCGGTGCAGTGGGTGGAGAAATTCTCGTCCTCGGCGGACACCACGCAGGGCCGCCGCGTGTTCTGGGGCCGCGTCGCCGCGGGCCAGGTCGCGCCCGGCACGGAAGTGCAGGTGTTCCCGAGCGGCCAGCTCGCCCGCGTGGCGCAGGTGCTCGACCACGCCCGCCGGCCGCACACCGTGCAGGCCGGCACCAGCGCGGGCATCATCCTCGACCGCGAGGTGGACGTCTCGCGCGGCGACTGGATCCTGGCAGCGCCCACACCGGCGGCAGCAGCCGCCGCGGACGATTTCGACACCCCGGCGCCGGTGCCCGCCTGGCCGGCGCGCCGCGAGATCCGCGCCACCGTGGCCTGGATGGACGACGAGCCCCTGGTGGCCGGCCGCGTGTACTGGGCGCTGCATGGCCACCGCTGGGTCAAGGCCAAGGCGCAGCGCGTGGTGCACCGCCTGAACATCCACACGCTGGCCGAGGAAGAGGCAGCGCAGCTGGAGCCCAACGCCATCGGACATGTGGACCTGCTGCTGCAGGAGGCCCTGCCCGCCGCGCCGTTCGGCCAGGCCCGCGTGCTGGGCTCGCTGATCCTCGTGGACACCGCGAGCCACCGCACCGCAGCGGCCGTGCTGGTGAACTGA
- the cysD gene encoding sulfate adenylyltransferase subunit CysD, whose amino-acid sequence MNARTEPHVLNQLSNRHLDALEEETIFILREVAAAFERPALLFSGGKDSLVMLKCAEKAFGAGRIPYPLLMIDTGHNFPEVTDFRDFRAKELGAELIVRSVEDSMARGTVRLAHPGESRNVHQSVTLLEAIEEFRFDALIGGARRDEEKARAKERIFSHRDSFGQWQPKAQRPELWTLFNTRLAPGEHFRVFPISNWTELDVWQYIDREQIALPSLYYAHQRAVVERKGLLVPVTDLTPPREGEEVVTREVRFRTVGDITCTCPVASDAATAADIVIETLAADVSERGATRMDDKTSDASMEKRKKDGYF is encoded by the coding sequence ATGAACGCCCGCACCGAACCCCATGTGCTGAACCAGCTCAGCAACCGCCATCTCGACGCGCTGGAGGAAGAAACCATCTTCATCCTGCGCGAGGTGGCCGCAGCCTTCGAACGTCCCGCCCTGCTTTTCTCGGGCGGCAAGGATTCGCTGGTGATGCTCAAGTGCGCCGAGAAGGCCTTCGGCGCGGGCCGCATCCCCTACCCGCTGCTGATGATCGACACCGGCCACAACTTCCCCGAAGTCACGGATTTCCGCGACTTCCGCGCGAAGGAACTGGGCGCCGAGCTGATCGTGCGCAGCGTGGAGGATTCGATGGCGCGCGGCACCGTGCGACTGGCGCACCCGGGCGAGAGCCGCAACGTGCACCAGTCGGTGACGCTGCTGGAAGCCATCGAGGAATTCCGCTTCGACGCGCTGATCGGCGGCGCGCGGCGCGACGAGGAAAAGGCCCGCGCCAAGGAACGCATCTTCAGCCACCGCGACAGCTTCGGCCAGTGGCAACCCAAGGCCCAGCGGCCCGAACTGTGGACGCTGTTCAACACGCGCCTGGCCCCGGGCGAGCACTTCCGCGTGTTCCCCATCAGCAACTGGACCGAGCTCGACGTGTGGCAGTACATCGACCGCGAGCAGATCGCCCTGCCCTCGCTCTACTACGCGCACCAGCGCGCCGTAGTCGAGCGCAAGGGCCTGCTCGTGCCGGTGACCGACCTCACGCCGCCCCGCGAGGGCGAGGAAGTGGTGACGCGCGAGGTGCGCTTCCGCACCGTGGGCGACATCACCTGCACCTGCCCCGTGGCCAGCGACGCCGCGACGGCGGCGGATATCGTGATCGAGACGCTGGCCGCCGACGTGAGCGAGCGCGGCGCCACCCGCATGGACGACAAGACGTCCGACGCCTCCATGGAAAAGCGCAAGAAAGACGGATATTTCTGA
- a CDS encoding DUF934 domain-containing protein — protein sequence MKIIAAHDPAATEPGHHVLAMPNDADPLVQDLAGIERIDLHFPKFTDGRAFSQARLLRQRRGFRGEIRATGDVLIDQLVQMARCGFDVAVLREGVDLADAQRQFDRFHAFYQGDAAHPLPHFRDAA from the coding sequence ATGAAAATCATCGCCGCCCACGATCCGGCCGCCACCGAGCCGGGGCACCACGTGCTGGCCATGCCCAACGACGCCGATCCGCTCGTGCAGGACCTGGCGGGCATCGAGCGCATCGACCTGCATTTCCCCAAGTTCACCGACGGCCGGGCCTTCAGCCAGGCCCGCCTGCTGCGCCAGCGGCGCGGGTTCCGCGGCGAGATCCGCGCCACGGGCGACGTGCTGATCGACCAGCTCGTGCAGATGGCGCGCTGCGGCTTCGACGTGGCCGTGCTGCGCGAAGGCGTGGACCTGGCCGATGCGCAGCGCCAGTTCGACCGCTTCCACGCCTTCTACCAGGGCGACGCGGCGCATCCCCTGCCCCACTTCCGGGACGCCGCCTGA
- a CDS encoding nitrite/sulfite reductase, whose translation MYQYTEFDQQFIRQRADQYRDQLERFQAGKLSGDEFKPLRLQNGWYVQRYAPMLRVAVPYGELSSGQLRVLARIAREYDIPEPALLAEAQATQEKLGDIPLADGRRIGTHLKYGYGHFTTRTNVQYNWIPLDKSADVMDLLASVHMHGIQTSGNCIRNITSDALAGIAADEIADPRPFAEILRQWSTLHPEFAFLPRKFKVSLNGAREDRAALGWYDVGLQLVKNEAGELGFQVRVGGGMGRTPVISPVVREFLPWNQLMNYLEAVIRVYNRYGRRDNLWKARIKILVKSEGETYVDQVEEEFRQIVEVEGGPHTITQAEYDRVAACFHDPVPDVGGADAESQTLSLLRAAAEGDQGFGRWLTRNVLPHRHPLLRAVVLSFKRVGHAPGDATADQMDAAADLADRYSCGEARVTHEQNLVLPWVRADQLPALYKEARALGLAQPNIGLLTDMIACPGGDFCSLANARSLPIAEAITERYQDLDELWDLGEIDLHISGCINSCGHHHSGHIGILGVDKDGKEWYQITLGGADGTDLSGPAVPGKIIGPSFSAAEVPGVIEALLATYRDQRQPLSPEAAGSARGQKHEHFIDTVRRVGIEPFKAAANAARHPAESVAA comes from the coding sequence ATGTACCAATACACAGAATTCGACCAACAGTTCATCCGCCAGCGCGCGGACCAGTACCGCGACCAGCTGGAGCGCTTCCAGGCCGGCAAGCTCTCCGGCGACGAGTTCAAGCCGCTGCGCCTGCAGAACGGCTGGTACGTGCAGCGCTATGCGCCCATGCTGCGCGTGGCCGTGCCCTACGGTGAGCTGTCCAGCGGCCAGTTGCGCGTTCTGGCCCGCATCGCCCGCGAATACGACATCCCCGAGCCGGCACTGCTGGCCGAAGCGCAGGCCACGCAGGAGAAGCTCGGCGACATCCCGCTCGCCGACGGCCGTCGCATCGGCACGCACCTGAAGTACGGCTACGGCCACTTCACCACGCGCACGAACGTGCAATACAACTGGATCCCGCTGGACAAGAGCGCCGACGTGATGGACCTGCTGGCCTCCGTGCACATGCACGGCATCCAGACCAGCGGCAACTGCATCCGCAACATCACCAGCGACGCACTGGCCGGCATCGCCGCCGACGAGATCGCCGATCCGCGGCCCTTCGCCGAGATCCTGCGCCAGTGGAGCACGCTCCACCCCGAGTTCGCCTTCCTGCCGCGCAAGTTCAAGGTGTCGCTCAACGGCGCCCGCGAAGACCGCGCCGCGCTCGGCTGGTACGACGTGGGCCTGCAGCTGGTGAAGAACGAGGCCGGCGAGCTGGGCTTCCAGGTGCGCGTGGGCGGCGGCATGGGCCGCACGCCGGTCATCAGCCCGGTGGTGCGCGAGTTCCTGCCCTGGAACCAGCTCATGAACTACCTGGAGGCGGTGATCCGCGTCTACAACCGCTACGGCCGCCGCGACAACCTCTGGAAGGCGCGCATCAAGATCCTCGTGAAGTCCGAGGGAGAGACCTACGTGGACCAGGTGGAAGAGGAATTCCGCCAGATCGTCGAGGTGGAGGGAGGCCCCCACACCATCACGCAGGCCGAGTACGACCGCGTGGCCGCCTGCTTCCACGACCCCGTGCCCGACGTGGGCGGCGCGGACGCCGAGAGCCAGACGCTCTCGCTGCTGCGCGCGGCCGCCGAAGGCGACCAGGGCTTCGGCCGCTGGCTCACGCGCAACGTGCTGCCGCACCGCCATCCGCTGCTGCGCGCCGTGGTGCTGTCGTTCAAGCGCGTCGGCCATGCGCCCGGCGACGCCACGGCCGACCAGATGGACGCGGCCGCCGACCTGGCCGACCGCTATTCCTGCGGCGAGGCCCGCGTGACGCACGAGCAGAACCTGGTGCTGCCGTGGGTGCGCGCCGACCAGTTGCCCGCGCTCTACAAGGAAGCGCGTGCGCTGGGCCTGGCGCAGCCCAACATCGGCCTGCTGACCGACATGATCGCCTGCCCCGGCGGCGACTTCTGCTCGCTCGCCAACGCGCGCTCGCTGCCGATCGCCGAAGCCATCACCGAGCGCTACCAGGACCTGGACGAGCTGTGGGACCTGGGCGAGATCGACCTGCACATCAGCGGCTGCATCAACTCCTGCGGCCACCACCACAGCGGCCACATCGGCATCCTGGGCGTGGACAAGGACGGCAAGGAGTGGTACCAGATCACGCTCGGCGGCGCCGACGGCACCGACCTGTCGGGCCCGGCCGTGCCCGGCAAGATCATCGGGCCGTCCTTCAGCGCGGCCGAGGTGCCCGGCGTGATCGAGGCGCTGCTGGCCACCTACCGCGACCAGCGACAGCCGCTGTCGCCCGAGGCCGCCGGCAGTGCCCGGGGCCAGAAGCACGAGCACTTCATCGATACCGTGCGCCGCGTCGGCATCGAGCCCTTCAAGGCCGCCGCCAACGCCGCCCGCCACCCCGCCGAGAGCGTGGCCGCCTGA
- a CDS encoding sulfite exporter TauE/SafE family protein has product MHDLAFVFAGFAVGLIVGLTGVGGGSLMTPVLIFFFGVKPHLAIGTDLLFAAFTKMGGTVSLARQRLVPWRVVALLCAGSIPSALLALWALRTIGPASATAQHLMTTTLGGALLLTAAATLYKAFVFSPARQAAERAARENAGDRADRPRHWSLPVLLGALIGTLVTFTSVGAGAIGVTVLLMVFPLLPLPRVIAADIAYAVPLTLVAGLGHATLGSVDWPLLAQLLAGSLPGIWLGSRLVSRAPERFIRSALSVLLAWAGAKLVLI; this is encoded by the coding sequence ATGCATGACCTGGCGTTCGTTTTCGCGGGATTCGCGGTGGGCCTGATCGTCGGCCTCACCGGGGTCGGTGGCGGCTCCCTGATGACGCCCGTGCTGATCTTCTTCTTCGGCGTCAAGCCCCACCTGGCTATCGGCACGGACCTGCTGTTCGCCGCCTTCACCAAGATGGGCGGCACGGTGAGCCTGGCCCGCCAGCGCCTCGTACCCTGGCGCGTGGTGGCCCTGTTGTGCGCGGGCAGCATCCCCTCGGCCCTGCTGGCCCTGTGGGCACTGCGCACCATCGGCCCGGCCAGCGCCACGGCGCAGCACCTCATGACCACCACCCTGGGCGGCGCCCTGCTGCTCACGGCCGCCGCCACGCTGTACAAGGCCTTCGTCTTCTCCCCGGCCCGCCAGGCCGCCGAGCGCGCCGCGCGCGAGAACGCAGGCGACCGGGCCGACCGCCCCCGCCACTGGAGCCTGCCCGTGCTGCTGGGCGCGCTGATCGGCACGCTGGTCACCTTCACATCCGTGGGCGCGGGCGCGATCGGCGTCACCGTGCTGCTGATGGTGTTCCCCCTGCTGCCGCTGCCGCGCGTGATCGCCGCGGATATCGCCTATGCGGTGCCGCTGACGCTGGTGGCGGGGCTGGGCCATGCCACCCTCGGCTCCGTGGATTGGCCACTTCTCGCACAATTGCTGGCTGGCTCGCTGCCGGGCATCTGGCTCGGCTCGCGCCTCGTCTCCCGCGCGCCGGAGCGGTTCATCCGCTCGGCCCTTTCCGTGCTGCTCGCCTGGGCGGGCGCCAAACTGGTTCTGATCTGA
- a CDS encoding AvrPphF family type III effector, whose protein sequence is MIQHDVLSPRGGHASGASSSALRAALPSPPRNHPSGIGLQDGSYVLKNGRVFPSVNTLPPAERAAFLKKHHPCSQLKLNDDSLLFRVTDRQWVQDGTLSGHPQSGARIRNHFAIAGNPYMPGSFKPVEMDAMHLPDPVLNVMFGPDAYAGAMNYATSDSHVPVMMTLGALRAAGGGEVFLDISARYGQDNDSRALIVTLPEGAKVPVTILG, encoded by the coding sequence ATGATCCAGCATGACGTTCTATCACCTCGGGGCGGTCACGCCTCTGGTGCCTCCAGCTCGGCGCTTCGCGCAGCGCTTCCTTCGCCGCCCAGGAACCACCCCTCTGGCATCGGGCTGCAGGATGGGTCGTATGTGCTGAAAAACGGGCGAGTCTTTCCGTCGGTCAACACCCTTCCTCCGGCAGAGCGCGCGGCGTTTCTAAAAAAGCACCACCCGTGCAGTCAGTTGAAACTGAATGATGATTCGTTGCTCTTCCGGGTGACGGATAGGCAGTGGGTCCAGGATGGAACCCTGAGCGGGCATCCCCAGTCGGGCGCCAGGATCAGGAACCATTTCGCTATTGCCGGGAACCCGTACATGCCGGGATCATTCAAGCCTGTGGAAATGGATGCGATGCATTTACCGGATCCTGTCCTGAATGTGATGTTCGGGCCGGACGCCTACGCAGGCGCGATGAATTACGCAACAAGCGACTCTCACGTTCCGGTCATGATGACACTTGGCGCGCTGCGCGCGGCCGGCGGGGGAGAGGTCTTCCTCGACATAAGCGCCCGGTACGGCCAGGACAACGATTCTCGGGCGCTGATCGTCACCCTGCCTGAAGGCGCCAAAGTGCCGGTCACCATTCTGGGTTGA
- a CDS encoding MFS transporter, producing MNDSTPPAFPPAASAGADSFSWRRIALPAFGPSLLFGVGEGAILPIVPLLARELGASVSMAAFVVTLIGLGSLLNNIPASYITIRWGERWAIVAAGLWSAIGMALAVLLPGVVPLAIGCCMVGMSQAIYNLARQSYLTEAVPAAYRARALSTLGGVMRIGMFIGPFLSAAAVHAFGLKAAFAVGIAGVLAAAAVGARLPDLVAPPHPAGAPAPAPVGLGSILADHRRVFLTLGLGVALVSAVRASRQAVIPLWADHLLLAPAVTSVIYGIAGGIEMLLFYPAGRVMDLKGRRWVAVPSMAIIGLALLAMPFTGGFVTLLIAATAIGFGNGIGSGLIMTLGADFAPRHGRQYFLAVWRFLSDLGGSCGPALLSALVATASLAGGIAVTGLLSLAAAAMLGVWIPARKAKAAPHTP from the coding sequence ATGAACGACTCCACACCTCCCGCTTTCCCACCCGCCGCCAGTGCCGGCGCCGATTCCTTTTCCTGGCGCCGGATCGCGCTGCCGGCCTTCGGGCCGTCGCTGCTGTTCGGGGTGGGCGAGGGGGCCATCCTGCCGATCGTGCCGCTGCTGGCCCGGGAGCTGGGCGCATCGGTCTCGATGGCGGCCTTCGTGGTCACGCTGATCGGGCTGGGCTCGCTGCTGAACAATATTCCCGCGTCGTACATCACGATACGCTGGGGCGAGCGCTGGGCGATCGTCGCGGCAGGCCTGTGGAGCGCGATCGGGATGGCGCTGGCCGTGCTGCTGCCGGGCGTCGTGCCGCTGGCGATCGGCTGCTGCATGGTGGGCATGTCCCAGGCCATCTACAACCTGGCCCGCCAGAGCTACCTGACCGAGGCCGTGCCGGCCGCCTACCGCGCCCGGGCCCTGTCCACGCTGGGCGGCGTGATGCGCATCGGCATGTTCATCGGGCCGTTTCTTTCCGCGGCAGCCGTGCATGCCTTCGGGCTGAAGGCGGCCTTCGCCGTCGGCATCGCGGGCGTGCTCGCGGCGGCGGCCGTCGGGGCCCGCCTGCCGGACCTCGTGGCCCCGCCGCATCCCGCGGGCGCGCCGGCCCCGGCGCCCGTGGGCCTGGGTTCGATCCTGGCGGACCACCGGCGGGTGTTCCTGACGCTCGGGCTCGGGGTGGCGCTGGTGAGCGCGGTGCGCGCCTCGCGCCAGGCGGTGATCCCGCTGTGGGCGGACCACCTGCTGCTGGCGCCGGCGGTCACTTCGGTGATCTACGGTATCGCCGGGGGCATCGAGATGCTCCTGTTCTACCCGGCCGGGCGGGTGATGGACCTCAAGGGCCGCCGCTGGGTGGCCGTGCCGTCGATGGCGATCATCGGGCTGGCATTGCTCGCGATGCCGTTCACCGGTGGTTTCGTGACGCTGCTGATCGCCGCGACGGCGATCGGTTTCGGCAACGGCATCGGCTCGGGCCTGATCATGACGCTGGGTGCGGACTTCGCGCCGCGCCACGGCCGCCAGTACTTCCTGGCGGTGTGGCGCTTCCTGTCGGACCTGGGCGGCTCTTGCGGACCGGCGCTGCTGTCGGCGCTGGTGGCCACCGCCTCGCTGGCCGGCGGCATCGCCGTCACCGGGCTGCTGTCGCTCGCGGCGGCGGCCATGCTCGGCGTGTGGATTCCGGCGCGCAAGGCGAAAGCTGCCCCCCACACCCCTTGA
- a CDS encoding GNAT family N-acetyltransferase yields the protein MQWSQLEIPSQRLLLKPFSPADADEAFPCITPTLTRYMSFDPPPSTSAFETIWRRWLDDIAAGRDFVFAVRSRSTRAFIGLCGLHRTSEPEPELGIWVRESEHGHAYGREAVGAVFAWGARHFGPAAFLYPVAEANTPSRRIAESLGGVPVFHRPGTKYDTVVYRIPARH from the coding sequence ATGCAATGGAGCCAGCTTGAAATCCCATCGCAGCGGCTGCTGCTGAAGCCGTTCTCGCCAGCCGATGCCGACGAGGCATTCCCGTGCATCACCCCGACGCTGACACGCTACATGTCGTTCGATCCACCCCCTTCGACGTCGGCGTTCGAAACCATCTGGCGCAGATGGCTGGATGACATCGCGGCAGGACGGGATTTCGTTTTCGCGGTACGGAGCCGCTCCACACGGGCGTTCATCGGGCTGTGCGGCCTGCACCGCACCTCCGAGCCGGAACCTGAACTGGGCATCTGGGTGCGGGAGAGCGAGCACGGCCATGCCTATGGGCGCGAGGCCGTGGGAGCGGTCTTCGCCTGGGGTGCAAGGCACTTCGGCCCCGCCGCATTCCTCTACCCCGTCGCGGAAGCCAACACGCCCAGCCGCCGCATCGCCGAGTCGCTCGGCGGCGTCCCCGTCTTCCATCGGCCGGGAACGAAGTACGACACCGTGGTCTACCGGATCCCGGCCAGGCACTGA